A window of the Henckelia pumila isolate YLH828 chromosome 3, ASM3356847v2, whole genome shotgun sequence genome harbors these coding sequences:
- the LOC140891664 gene encoding uncharacterized oxidoreductase At4g09670-like yields MRVCGDFQLPLHFNCSEKKFQMAKDEIPVRFGIMGCAEIARKVSRAIRLSPNSTLYAVASRSFEKAREFALQNNLPDDIKLYGDYTELLEDPFVDAVYLPLPTSLHLKWAVKSAQKRKHLLLEKPTALDVKELDEVLEACEANGVQFMDASMWYHHPRTEKMKDLLSNTELFGLVRSIHSSSSFCGTPQFLESNIRVKQDLDALGALGDTGWYCIGAILWAMDQKLPTTVTALPTVARNSAGVILSCSASLHWDDEQTVATFFCSFISHETMDLLVSGSNGTLWVEDFIIPYGENSAEFSFTTGARFLDLHVGWNVKPQEIRVDTPLPQESMMIQEFSGLVKGIKEQGSSPDGRWSCTSRVTQLVLDAVRKSIENFFEPVYM; encoded by the exons ATGCGAGTATGTGGTGACTTTCAACTTCCTCTCCATTTCAATTGCTCTGAAAAGAAATTTCAGATGGCAAAAGATGAAATCCCAGTGCGATTCGGGATCATGGGATGCGCCGAGATTGCAAGAAAAGTGTCTCGAGCCATACGTTTATCTCCCAACTCCACCCTGTATGCAGTTGCGAGTCGTTCTTTCGAGAAAGCCAGAGAATTCGCCCTCCAGAACAATTTACCGGATGATATTAAGCTTTATGGTGATTACACGGAATTGTTGGAGGACCCATTTGTGGACGCTGTGTACTTGCCACTGCCCACCAGCCTTCACCTGAAATGGGCTGTCAAATCTGCTCAGAAGCGTAAGCATTTGCTGCTGGAGAAGCCCACGGCTCTTGATGTCAAGGAGCTTGATGAAGTGCTTGAAGCTTGTGAGGCTAATGGGGTGCAGTTTATGGATGCTAGCATGTGGTATCATCACCCTAGGACAGAGAAAATGAAGGATTTGCTCTCGAATACGGAACTTTTTGGGCTTGTTAGATCT ATCCACAGTTCATCATCATTTTGTGGAACACCCCAGTTTCTTGAAAGTAACATCAGAGTAAAACAGGACCTAGATGCCCTCGGTGCGCTGGGAGACACTGGATGGTACTGCATCGGTGCCATCTTATGGGCTATGGACCAAAAGTTACCAACAACAGTAACCGCTCTACCCACCGTTGCAAGGAACTCGGCTGGTGTCATCCTATCATGCAGTGCATCTCTCCATTGGGATGATGAGCAAACTGTTGCTACATTCTTCTGCTCCTTCATCTCTCACGAAACCATGGATTTGTTGGTGTCTGGCTCCAATGGGACACTTTGGGTTGAAGACTTCATCATTCCATATGGAGAAAATTCCGCAGAATTCAGCTTCACAACTGGGgcaagattcttggatttgcaCGTAGGGTGGAACGTGAAACCTCAAGAAATTCGAGTGGATACTCCATTACCACAAGAGAGTATGATGATTCAAGAATTTTCAGGGCTCGTTAAGGGTATAAAAGAGCAAGGATCTTCACCTGACGGCCGCTGGTCTTGTACCAGTAGAGTCACTCAGCTTGTGCTGGATGCCGTGAGGAAATCAATAGAAAACTTTTTCGAACCTGTTTACATGTAA